Sequence from the Spartobacteria bacterium genome:
TGGGCTTCGAAGAGTAAAATGGTGGCGGCGGCGGCCACATTGAGGGAATCGGCCCGCCCGCGCATGGGTATCAGCACTTTGCGATCGGCGCCGTTCATCCATTCTTCGTGAAGTCCGTATTGTTCTGATCCAACGACAATGGCCACGCCCCCCTTCATATCGACATCATAGCAGAGATCGGTGGCGGACGGAGTAGCGGCAAGACTGGTTATCGAACGACGACGCAGCCATTCGATTGTTTCAGTGGTCGAGGCCTCTGCCACCTGCACGGTGAACAGAGTCCCCACGCTGGCACGCACCACATTGGGATTATTGATATCAGTACACTTGTCACATACGATGACGGCATCGACGCCCGCAGCATCAGAAGAACGCAGCATGGTTCCCAGATTCCCCGGCTTTTCGATGGATTCGGCAACGAGAATCAGCGGATTTTCCGGCAGCTGCAGGTCATCCAATGAGCGACGAATCTGGGGTGCCAGAGCCAACAACCCATCGGGACGATCACGATAGGCGATTTTTCGAAAGACATTCTCCGCGCACTCAATGAGCTGTGCCCCATTTTTCTCACAGCGCTCCAGCAATTCCATTTCATTGCAACCGAGAAACAAAGAACGGCAAAAGAAGACCGTGCTGCTGGGCCAGTTATTTTCCTGTGAGCGAAGAATTTCGCGATATCCTTCAATGAGCAGTACGCCCTGGGCATCGCGTGCCGCGCGTGTACGCAGTTTCACGACTTCTTTAACCCGTGCATTCTGTAAGCTTTCGATGTATAACATATTTTCCAGTCACTCCGACATCTGCGCAGATGGATCCAGCGTTTAACATTTACAAAGAAGGTTAATTTGCGGTATCTGTTTTGATCATGCAATGGAAATACATATCAATTTTTCTTTTTTTCATCTCGCTGACCGTATCGGTTTTAGCGGCGGATTTCAGTAAATATCAGGTCATATTAAACCGTAAACCCTTTGGCACGGTGCCCCCTCCTCCGCCGGCAGCTCCACCACCACAGCCCAAAGCCGTTCCTCCATCGCAGTCCTTCGCCAAACAGATTCGTCTATGTGCGCTGGTAGAAGATGATGAGGGCAACATTCAGGTGGGAGTGATGAATCTGGCCACTCAGAGCAGTTTTTATCTAACCGTCGGCAACAGCGAGGAGGGCATCGAACTGGTTTCAGCAGATTATGAAAACGAGGAGGCGATTCTGCGCAAGGGAACCGAAATGGCCGTAATCAAAATACAGTCGGGAGAGATCGAAGCCATTTCTCCGCAGGAAGCAGAAAGCCGGATTTCAAAAGGGCGAGCCAGCTATGCAGAGCGGCGGAAGCTGCGGGAAGAACGCCGCGCCGAACGCCAGGCTCAACCGCCGCCGGAACCGATGTTCAAAGGGGAGGAACTGCAGAAACATCTGCAGGAATATCAGCTGGAAGTTATACGTCAGGGACTACCGCCCCTGCCTATTCCTCTGACCGAGGAAATGGATCGCACGCTGGTTGAGGAAGGCGTTCTTCCTCCGCAGTAGATGCAACGAGCGCAGGGAGGTGCACACGGAAGGTTAACGGTCATGACGGATATATCAAAAATGCCTTTTCCAAAAAGTTCCAATGATTGGAACTTTTTAAACTATTTTTTCCAACCATTGGAACTCTTCAAAAATAAAGTTCCAATCATTGGAAGTTTCTGAGGGAAAAGTTCCAATCATTGGAACTTTTATTTTTTCAACCAATGCAACGTTTTCAGGATGATAAAATGAGCAAAAAAATCACGGTTATCGGCGATGGCGGCTGGGGAACAGCGCTGGCTAGAGTTTTGGACAGCAATGGGCATGACGTCACGGTCTGGGGTCCTTTTGAGGACTATTTGGCGGAAGTACGCACACAACGAGTGAACAGCCGTTATCTGGCAGACATTACGTTGCCGGAATCGCTTACATGGTCAGCAGACCGCGAGGCGGTCAGTGATGCGGATTTCATGGTTATTGCTACGCCATCAAAGTTTTATCGCCCAGTACTGGAATCGTTCAAACCCTATTTTAACAAATCCACACGCTGCATCAGTGTGACCAAGGGCATCAATGATTCGGAACCTATCTGCATGACACAGCTGGCGGATTCCATTCTCGGAACACAGACGACAGCATTGAGCGGGCCGAGCCATGCCGAAGAAGTGGCACGCGATGTCCCTACGGCGGTGGTGGTTGCCAATAAGGATCTTTCTGTGGCGGAAGAATGGCAGCAGCTGTTTAATTCCAATACGTTTCGCGTATACACCTCTGATGATGTACTGGGTATTCAGCTGGGCGGCGCACTAAAAAATATCATCGCCATTGCGGTGGGCGCCTGTGACGGGCTGGGTTTTGGCGACAATACCAAGGCGGCGCTCATCACCCGCGGACTGGCCGAAATATCCCGCTTAGGCATCACACTGGGAGCCCAGCCGGAGACCTTTGCCGGTCTGAGCGGCATGGGCGATTTAATCGTGACCTGCATGAGTGAACACAGCCGCAACCGCAGTGTGGGCTATCGTCTGGGCAGAGGGGAATCGGTGCAGCAGATTATGGACAGCATGGTTCAGGTGGCAGAAGGTGTATGGAACTGCAAACCGGCACAGGCACTGGCACAAAAACATGCCATTGAAGTTCCCGTGATCAATGAAGTCTGTGCGGTGCTCTTTGAGGGGAAGCAGCCATTAGAAGCCGTGACTGATTTACTAAACCGGACACCGCGCCCGGAACATGACAAACATTTGTAGAACAAAGCCTCGCAGTGCAGGAATCGTCCTGTCCGGCGGGGCCTCCACTCGCATGACCTATCCCAAGGGTATGCTGCATTATCATGGCAGACGGCTGGCTCTTCATCAGATGGATTTGCTGCGGCAGGCGGGCTGCATGCCGGTTTACTGTGTTGGGGGTGCTGCGGCAAAGGAGCTGAGTGACGTTATCGACACATCGGAACTGATCATAAATGACGCATGGGAGACGGGACGTTTCTCCTCGGTTCAGTGCGGCCTGACTCGAGTCACGGCAGCTGATACAGATGGCTGCATTATTCTACCCGTGGACACTGCGGGCATCCAATGTGCCACGATTCAACGTCTGCTCGAAGCGGCCGCACAGGAACAGCATGATATCATCCGGCCCACCTTCGAGGGTCGACGCGGCCATCTATTATGGATAAGCAGAACCTGGTATTCACGTTTGATCCACACCCCGGCATCACAGCGGCTGGATCATATTGTACGAGACGCAGAGTGGCATCTGGCAGTACATGATGCCGCCGTAGTGAACAATATTAACACACCTGAAGAGTGGAAACGACTCGTCACTACTTCCCAAAAAGATCATTCACCGCACCAATAAGGATGTCGCGCGTAAATGGTTTTTCGACAATACGACCGGGGATATTACCCAGCTGTCCCCTCAGCAGCATCGGCGAGCAGTACCCGCTGAAGAAGATAACCGGAATACGACGGCCAACCCGCACCACGACGCTCTCGTACACGTCACGCGGGGCACTGCCCTTGACCTTCATATCCAGCACAATCAGACAGATCCGTTCCCCATAAATTTCAGCCAGATCCCGGGCTTTGCCGTACTCTTCAGCCAGAAGCACCTCGTA
This genomic interval carries:
- a CDS encoding RNA methyltransferase — protein: MLYIESLQNARVKEVVKLRTRAARDAQGVLLIEGYREILRSQENNWPSSTVFFCRSLFLGCNEMELLERCEKNGAQLIECAENVFRKIAYRDRPDGLLALAPQIRRSLDDLQLPENPLILVAESIEKPGNLGTMLRSSDAAGVDAVIVCDKCTDINNPNVVRASVGTLFTVQVAEASTTETIEWLRRRSITSLAATPSATDLCYDVDMKGGVAIVVGSEQYGLHEEWMNGADRKVLIPMRGRADSLNVAAAATILLFEAQRQRLL
- a CDS encoding NAD(P)-dependent glycerol-3-phosphate dehydrogenase: MSKKITVIGDGGWGTALARVLDSNGHDVTVWGPFEDYLAEVRTQRVNSRYLADITLPESLTWSADREAVSDADFMVIATPSKFYRPVLESFKPYFNKSTRCISVTKGINDSEPICMTQLADSILGTQTTALSGPSHAEEVARDVPTAVVVANKDLSVAEEWQQLFNSNTFRVYTSDDVLGIQLGGALKNIIAIAVGACDGLGFGDNTKAALITRGLAEISRLGITLGAQPETFAGLSGMGDLIVTCMSEHSRNRSVGYRLGRGESVQQIMDSMVQVAEGVWNCKPAQALAQKHAIEVPVINEVCAVLFEGKQPLEAVTDLLNRTPRPEHDKHL
- a CDS encoding nucleotidyltransferase family protein, translating into MTNICRTKPRSAGIVLSGGASTRMTYPKGMLHYHGRRLALHQMDLLRQAGCMPVYCVGGAAAKELSDVIDTSELIINDAWETGRFSSVQCGLTRVTAADTDGCIILPVDTAGIQCATIQRLLEAAAQEQHDIIRPTFEGRRGHLLWISRTWYSRLIHTPASQRLDHIVRDAEWHLAVHDAAVVNNINTPEEWKRLVTTSQKDHSPHQ